The Pseudomonas eucalypticola genome has a window encoding:
- a CDS encoding TraR/DksA family transcriptional regulator codes for MTKEKLLAMPADDYMNAEQLAFFTELLQALKVETHERIEQSRIAIESLDTPADPADAASVEEERHWLVNVIDRDQRSLPQLEQALGRIADESFGWCDDSGEPIGLKRLLISPTTKYCIEAQERHEQIDKHQRQA; via the coding sequence ATGACAAAGGAAAAGTTGCTGGCCATGCCGGCCGATGACTACATGAACGCCGAGCAGCTGGCATTTTTCACCGAGCTGCTGCAGGCGCTCAAGGTCGAGACGCACGAGCGTATCGAACAGAGCCGCATCGCCATTGAGAGCCTGGACACCCCGGCCGACCCGGCCGATGCCGCTTCGGTTGAAGAAGAGCGCCACTGGCTGGTCAACGTCATCGACCGCGATCAGCGTTCGCTGCCGCAGCTGGAACAGGCCCTGGGCCGTATCGCCGACGAAAGCTTCGGCTGGTGCGACGACAGCGGCGAGCCGATCGGCCTCAAGCGCCTGCTGATCAGCCCGACCACCAAATACTGCATCGAAGCCCAAGAGCGTCACGAGCAGATCGACAAGCACCAGCGCCAGGCCTGA
- a CDS encoding ABC transporter permease, with the protein MTTLTENKPVAAPPSRSRRRMPTELSILLVLIGIGLVFEVFGWIVRDQSFLMNSQRLVLMILQVSIIGLIAIGVTQVIITTGIDLSSGSVLAMSAMVAASLAQGSDYARAVFPHLTDLPVWAPVLAGLGVGLLAGAINGSIIALTGIPPFIATLGMMVSARGLARLYTEGQPISMLSDSYTAIGRGAMPVIIFLVVAVIFHIALRYTRYGKYTYAIGGNMQAARTSGINVKRHLVIVYSIAGLLAGLAGVVASARAATGQAGMGMSYELDAIAAAVIGGTSLVGGVGRISGTVIGALILGVMASGFTFVGVDAYVQDIIKGVIIVVAVVIDQYRSKRLLKR; encoded by the coding sequence ATGACCACCTTGACTGAAAACAAACCCGTTGCCGCACCGCCCAGCCGCTCCCGGCGGCGCATGCCCACCGAGCTGAGCATTCTGCTGGTGCTGATCGGCATCGGCCTGGTGTTTGAGGTATTTGGCTGGATCGTGCGCGACCAGAGCTTTCTGATGAACTCCCAACGCCTGGTGCTGATGATCTTGCAGGTGTCGATCATCGGCCTGATCGCCATCGGCGTGACCCAGGTGATCATCACCACGGGCATCGACCTGTCTTCCGGCTCGGTGCTGGCCATGTCGGCCATGGTCGCTGCCAGCCTGGCGCAGGGTTCGGACTATGCCCGCGCGGTGTTCCCGCACCTCACTGACCTGCCCGTGTGGGCGCCCGTGCTGGCGGGGCTGGGGGTCGGCCTGCTGGCGGGGGCCATCAACGGCAGTATCATCGCCTTGACGGGCATCCCGCCGTTCATCGCCACCCTGGGGATGATGGTGTCGGCCCGTGGCCTGGCGCGTCTGTATACCGAGGGCCAGCCTATCAGCATGCTGTCGGACAGCTACACCGCCATTGGCCGCGGGGCGATGCCGGTGATCATCTTCCTGGTGGTGGCGGTGATCTTCCATATCGCCCTGCGCTACACCCGCTACGGCAAGTACACCTACGCCATCGGCGGCAACATGCAGGCGGCGCGGACCAGTGGTATCAACGTCAAGCGTCACCTGGTCATCGTCTACAGCATCGCCGGGCTGCTGGCGGGCCTGGCCGGGGTGGTAGCGTCGGCGCGGGCTGCCACTGGCCAGGCAGGCATGGGCATGTCCTACGAACTGGACGCCATCGCCGCCGCCGTGATTGGCGGCACCAGCCTGGTGGGCGGGGTAGGGCGTATCAGCGGCACGGTGATCGGGGCGCTGATCCTCGGCGTGATGGCCTCTGGCTTCACGTTCGTGGGGGTTGACGCGTATGTGCAGGACATCATCAAGGGGGTGATCATCGTCGTGGCCGTGGTCATCGACCAGTATCGCAGCAAGCGCTTGTTGAAGCGCTGA